The window TCAAGGCCGACCAGAAGCTGTTTCTCGGCGAGGAAGAGGTCAAGGCCGAGTCGCTGGGCCAGGCGCTGGATGCCAAGACTCACGGCAAGAAAGACACCACCATCTTCTTCCAGGCCGACAAGGGCGTGGACTACGGCGACCTGATGCACGTCATGGACGCGCTGCGCGCCGCCGGTTACCTGAAGGTCGGCCTGGTCGGACTTGAGACGGCAGCCAAGAAATGATCACGACGCGCCACAAACTGACGCGTTACGGCGGTAGCCTGGCGCTGGTACTGGGCGTTCATGCGGTGGCGATCCTCGCCGCCCTGAACTGGTCGGTGTCCAAGCCGATCGAACTGCCGCCGCAGGCGATGATGGTCGAGCTGGCCCCGCTGCCGCCCGCGCCACCACCGCCGCCGCCACCCAGGGTGGTGACCCCGCCGAAACCGCCGGAGCCGGAGGAAGAACTGCCGTTGCCGAAGCTGGCCGAGGCGCCGAAACCGACGATCTCGGTACCCAAGCCGGTCAAGCCCAAGCCCAAGCCACAACCGCCCAAGCCGGAAGTGAAGAAGGAACCGGAGAAGGAAAAGCCCAAGGAAGAGAAACCTTCCGAGGAGCCGCCGAGCCCGCGCCCACCGGAGAAATCCGCAGCACCGGCACCGGGCCCGTCGCCCCAGCAGCTAGCCGCCAAGGCCAGTTGGGAAGGCACCCTGATGGCACATCTGGGCAAGTACAAGAAGTACCCGGTTTCCGCCCTGCAGCGCGGCAAGGAAGGCCTGAACCGCCTGCGCTTCGTCGTCGACGCCGAAGGCAAGGTGCTTTCCTATGAGCTGATCGGCCGCTCGGGCAACGCCGACCTGGATCGGGCTACTCTGGAAATGATCCGCCGCGCCCAACCGCTGCCCAAGCCACCCGCCGACATGCTGACCAACGGCAGCATCGAGATTAATGCGCCGTTCGTCTACTCCATCGACAAGCGCAACCGCTAGCACCTCCCCGAATCCCACGCCCTGCGTGGGATTCCTTTTTCTGCGGGGTGCTGTTGATACGGCGCATCGCCATTAACGACAATCTTCACCAATCCTTCACCTGATAACGTGCGTCTATCGATTGCAGCCGTTATGCTTGGTCGGCAACCTCATGGACGCTTGCTATGACCCTGACAGAACTACGCTACATCGTTACCCTCGCCCAAGAGCAACATTTCGGCCACGCGGCCGAACGCTGCCATGTCAGCCAGCCGACCCTGTCAGTGGGCGTGAAAAAACTGGAAGACGAACTGGGCGTACTGATCTTCGAACGCAGCAAGAGCGCCGTGCGCCTGACTCCGGTGGGCGAAAGCATCGTCGCCCAGGCGCAGAAGGTACTGGAACAGGCCCAGGG of the Pseudomonas vanderleydeniana genome contains:
- the exbD gene encoding TonB system transport protein ExbD, which gives rise to MGLHLKEGADDELSENHEINVTPFIDVMLVLLIIFMVAAPLATVDIKVDLPASTAKPSPRPEKPVFLSVKADQKLFLGEEEVKAESLGQALDAKTHGKKDTTIFFQADKGVDYGDLMHVMDALRAAGYLKVGLVGLETAAKK
- a CDS encoding energy transducer TonB family protein; translated protein: MITTRHKLTRYGGSLALVLGVHAVAILAALNWSVSKPIELPPQAMMVELAPLPPAPPPPPPPRVVTPPKPPEPEEELPLPKLAEAPKPTISVPKPVKPKPKPQPPKPEVKKEPEKEKPKEEKPSEEPPSPRPPEKSAAPAPGPSPQQLAAKASWEGTLMAHLGKYKKYPVSALQRGKEGLNRLRFVVDAEGKVLSYELIGRSGNADLDRATLEMIRRAQPLPKPPADMLTNGSIEINAPFVYSIDKRNR